From a single Spongiibacter taiwanensis genomic region:
- a CDS encoding ABC transporter permease, with translation MSGALTIWFIATATFFAMHAVPGDPLVRDKAMSPQVRAQLEARYGLDQPLFSQYTLFLRNMLKGDFGISFTQENRYVNDIIREHFPVSATLGLVALLIAVTGAIAAGSVAAHYRNRWPDRLVMLAVIAAISVPSFVIAGLAQLVIVAINKAFDQALIPVAGWGTLGQIWVPALVLGLGTMAYLSRLMRASMLEVINTDYIVAAKAKGVGAWPLFWRHQLRNAVLPVVTELGPTVAAVTTGGFVVELVFAIPGLGRYFVQAVQQLDYTVIMGTTVFYGAFLVLVVVLVDISYGLIDPRIRLYRGRS, from the coding sequence TTGTCAGGCGCGCTTACGATTTGGTTTATCGCCACCGCGACTTTCTTTGCCATGCATGCGGTGCCCGGTGATCCGTTGGTGCGGGATAAAGCCATGTCGCCCCAGGTTCGGGCCCAGCTCGAAGCCCGATACGGGCTGGATCAACCTCTGTTCAGCCAGTACACCCTGTTCCTGCGAAATATGCTCAAAGGCGATTTTGGCATCTCCTTCACCCAGGAAAACCGCTACGTCAATGACATTATCCGCGAACATTTTCCGGTATCGGCGACCCTGGGTTTGGTGGCACTGTTAATCGCGGTGACCGGTGCCATCGCCGCGGGCAGTGTCGCTGCCCATTATCGCAACCGCTGGCCGGACCGGCTGGTGATGCTGGCAGTAATTGCCGCGATTTCGGTGCCCAGTTTTGTGATTGCCGGGCTTGCTCAACTGGTGATCGTGGCCATTAACAAAGCCTTTGATCAGGCGCTGATTCCGGTGGCGGGGTGGGGCACCCTTGGCCAGATATGGGTGCCAGCACTGGTGCTTGGTCTGGGCACCATGGCCTATCTGAGCCGCCTGATGCGGGCCTCCATGCTGGAGGTCATCAACACGGACTATATTGTTGCCGCCAAGGCCAAGGGGGTGGGTGCCTGGCCCCTATTTTGGCGCCATCAATTGCGTAACGCGGTATTGCCAGTGGTCACCGAGTTAGGGCCAACAGTGGCGGCGGTTACAACCGGCGGCTTTGTGGTGGAGCTGGTGTTTGCCATTCCCGGTCTGGGACGCTACTTCGTGCAGGCGGTGCAGCAACTGGATTACACCGTCATTATGGGAACCACGGTCTTTTATGGCGCATTTCTTGTCCTGGTGGTCGTGCTGGTTGATATCAGCTACGGGCTCATCGACCCCCGCATTCGGCTCTATCGGGGGCGTTCATGA
- a CDS encoding peptide ABC transporter substrate-binding protein, whose product MIKSGFVDKWTRAGNWRYFWSPCPCQALAALRTAFAGSLAAVLLVAWVVLSAPAAQAQAVDVEKAKVTVALATEPPTLNSAQATDSIANFVLSHLMQGLLTYGPEGNLVAGVAERWELRADGATFWLRENARWSDGEPVRAADFVFAWRYALTPSTASQYAFIFYPIKNAEAVNNGILPPHQLGVTAVSDRELQVVFETPCPYFLSLTAFMTFMPLREDVVTRWGGRYAADKDKMVYNGPFVLDTWVHGAHVRLRKNAAYWNADEVQLNEIDMPYVTSDFSAQFNLFRDERIALAALDTGLLDEAVRRGYDIHDFHTGSLYFLEFNFRPGRVTNNLSFRRAVQRLIDPALLVNKVIGMPGIAPAYSLFPKTVKGQKGFFRDEYPEPRVKADLLAARHLLEKAKKELGISRWPPLMLLSGDSPRAQQEAEYYQYLFREGLGIELRIDQQVFKQRLEKMRRGDFDIVVAAWGPDYDDIMTFGDLFASWNDNNRGRYSNPHYDRWVRIAQRSDDPETRFKAMAQVQRIVVEDVPILPTYENGILYVQHPRLKGVRRGVFGGDPNFIYAWIEP is encoded by the coding sequence GTGATTAAGTCTGGCTTTGTTGATAAATGGACCCGCGCCGGGAATTGGCGGTATTTCTGGTCGCCATGCCCTTGCCAGGCCTTGGCAGCCCTGCGAACAGCGTTTGCCGGTTCACTCGCCGCGGTGCTGCTGGTTGCCTGGGTGGTACTGTCGGCACCGGCTGCCCAGGCTCAGGCCGTCGACGTGGAAAAGGCAAAGGTGACGGTGGCACTGGCCACCGAGCCGCCCACATTGAACAGCGCCCAGGCAACCGACTCCATCGCCAATTTTGTGCTCTCCCATTTAATGCAGGGCTTACTGACCTATGGCCCCGAGGGCAACTTGGTGGCGGGAGTTGCTGAGCGGTGGGAGCTGCGCGCGGATGGCGCGACCTTCTGGTTGCGGGAAAACGCCCGCTGGAGTGACGGCGAGCCAGTTAGGGCTGCGGATTTTGTTTTTGCCTGGCGGTACGCTCTGACGCCTTCAACGGCTTCCCAGTACGCCTTTATTTTCTATCCGATTAAGAATGCCGAAGCCGTTAACAACGGTATTTTGCCCCCCCATCAGCTAGGGGTGACCGCCGTGTCAGACAGGGAGTTGCAGGTGGTGTTTGAAACCCCCTGTCCTTACTTTTTGAGTCTGACGGCTTTCATGACGTTTATGCCGCTGCGCGAGGATGTGGTTACCCGGTGGGGAGGGCGCTACGCGGCGGATAAGGACAAAATGGTTTACAACGGGCCCTTTGTGTTGGATACCTGGGTTCACGGCGCCCACGTCCGCTTGCGCAAAAATGCCGCTTACTGGAACGCAGATGAGGTGCAGCTGAATGAAATCGATATGCCCTACGTCACCAGTGACTTCAGCGCCCAATTTAATTTGTTTAGAGATGAGCGAATCGCGCTGGCCGCGCTGGATACCGGCCTGCTCGATGAAGCCGTTCGACGCGGCTACGATATTCATGACTTCCATACCGGCTCACTGTACTTTCTGGAATTCAATTTTCGCCCCGGCAGGGTCACAAACAATCTGAGTTTTCGCCGGGCCGTGCAGCGCTTGATCGATCCGGCGCTGCTGGTCAACAAGGTGATTGGTATGCCGGGGATCGCGCCGGCCTATTCTTTGTTTCCCAAAACGGTTAAAGGGCAGAAGGGGTTTTTCCGGGATGAGTACCCTGAGCCTCGAGTCAAGGCCGATTTGCTGGCTGCCCGGCACCTGTTGGAGAAGGCAAAGAAGGAGTTAGGCATTTCGCGCTGGCCGCCGCTGATGTTGCTGTCGGGTGACAGTCCCCGTGCACAACAGGAAGCGGAATATTATCAGTACCTGTTTCGCGAGGGCTTGGGCATTGAATTGCGAATTGATCAGCAGGTGTTTAAACAGCGGCTGGAGAAAATGCGCCGCGGCGATTTCGATATTGTGGTAGCGGCCTGGGGGCCGGACTATGACGACATCATGACCTTTGGTGATTTGTTTGCCTCCTGGAATGACAACAACCGGGGGCGTTACAGTAACCCCCATTACGACCGCTGGGTGCGCATTGCCCAGCGCAGCGATGACCCGGAAACGCGCTTCAAAGCCATGGCGCAAGTGCAGCGCATTGTGGTGGAAGATGTGCCCATCCTGCCTACCTACGAAAACGGCATTCTCTATGTGCAGCACCCCCGCTTGAAAGGCGTCCGACGCGGGGTGTTTGGCGGCGATCCCAATTTTATTTACGCCTGGATAGAGCCGTAA
- the mnmC gene encoding bifunctional tRNA (5-methylaminomethyl-2-thiouridine)(34)-methyltransferase MnmD/FAD-dependent 5-carboxymethylaminomethyl-2-thiouridine(34) oxidoreductase MnmC yields MDSPANPYALEPARIDWDDGVPVARQFADVYFSRDDGVAESRHVFLHHNDLRQRWLSLASTAAPDAPGTFTIVETGFGTGLNFLLAWHLWQQVAPKHWRLHFISFEKHPLTLTDLQKSHQSWPELQHLAAILQHNYPPLIPGQHRRQMNCEPVCLELIFDEAQAGLTALIEASSARGNGHEARMVDAWFLDGFAPAKNPDMWQLDVLRQLGQLSKIGATFATFTAVGAVRRGLAEQGFAVEKVAGFGRKREMLRGVYQDLVHLHPAPCDQAAPPLRFTPWHQPRSAVTGRAVCIIGGGLAGSSSARALAERGYRVTVIEREAEPARGASGNPQGILYTKLSPDPGSLNRFTLASFLHALAYYRPRLAAGLIAGDLCGVVQVANNDSDITLFKRLETLLKNQDWVEYVDAEGASALAGIPVRSPALFFPGAGWLSPTRVCRYWLDHPNITVHCNRDALSISRDEQAQTWHIRGLDDIALAGADLVVIANSNDAKAFEASRFLPTRPIRGQLTYLPTEALHQPPSRVICHEGYLAPPPPQHDKLCLGASFDLRNPHSRVEDADHHWNLSQLETLSPGILRPGAAPVGGRAALRCASPDYLPIVGPLPDVARFDTDYETLRVDAKTTIDTVGSYLPGLYVNIAHGSRGLTSTPLCAELLASYIAGELSPMSRELCEHLSPARFLIRDLKKRRR; encoded by the coding sequence ATGGATAGCCCCGCCAATCCGTATGCTCTGGAGCCCGCACGCATTGATTGGGACGATGGCGTTCCCGTTGCTCGTCAATTTGCCGATGTTTATTTTTCTCGGGATGACGGTGTTGCCGAAAGCCGTCATGTTTTTTTGCATCACAACGATTTGCGTCAACGATGGCTATCCCTTGCCAGCACGGCTGCGCCTGACGCGCCCGGAACCTTTACCATCGTTGAGACCGGCTTTGGTACCGGCCTAAATTTTCTGTTGGCCTGGCACCTTTGGCAACAGGTCGCCCCCAAACACTGGCGCCTGCATTTCATTTCTTTCGAGAAACATCCTCTGACGCTGACTGATCTGCAAAAGTCGCACCAGTCCTGGCCAGAACTCCAGCATTTAGCCGCCATACTACAGCACAACTATCCCCCGCTGATACCGGGGCAACACCGCCGGCAAATGAATTGTGAGCCCGTTTGTCTTGAGCTGATCTTTGACGAGGCCCAGGCGGGTCTCACCGCCTTAATTGAGGCAAGTTCAGCCCGTGGAAATGGCCACGAAGCGAGAATGGTGGACGCCTGGTTCCTGGACGGCTTCGCCCCAGCGAAAAACCCCGACATGTGGCAGTTGGACGTTTTGCGCCAACTCGGTCAGCTCAGCAAAATCGGCGCCACCTTCGCCACCTTCACCGCCGTGGGCGCGGTCCGCCGAGGCTTGGCAGAACAGGGTTTCGCCGTGGAGAAAGTTGCCGGCTTTGGCCGCAAACGCGAAATGCTGCGGGGTGTCTACCAGGACCTGGTCCATTTACATCCAGCGCCGTGCGACCAAGCAGCCCCCCCTCTCCGCTTCACCCCCTGGCATCAACCCAGAAGCGCCGTCACCGGCAGAGCGGTATGCATCATTGGTGGCGGGCTGGCCGGCAGCAGCAGTGCTAGGGCCCTGGCGGAGCGGGGCTATCGCGTGACCGTCATCGAGCGCGAAGCTGAGCCCGCACGCGGTGCATCAGGCAACCCGCAGGGCATCTTGTACACCAAATTATCGCCCGACCCCGGCAGTCTCAACCGATTTACCCTTGCCAGCTTTCTGCACGCTCTAGCCTATTACCGGCCCAGATTGGCAGCCGGTCTGATTGCCGGTGACCTTTGCGGCGTAGTGCAGGTGGCAAACAATGATAGCGATATCACTCTATTTAAGCGCCTTGAAACCCTGCTGAAAAATCAGGATTGGGTGGAATATGTGGACGCCGAAGGGGCAAGCGCCCTGGCGGGCATACCCGTCCGCTCCCCCGCGCTGTTCTTTCCCGGCGCAGGCTGGTTGTCGCCCACCCGAGTGTGCCGCTATTGGCTCGACCACCCTAACATCACGGTTCACTGCAATCGCGATGCGCTAAGTATCAGCCGCGACGAGCAAGCCCAGACCTGGCACATCCGGGGGCTGGATGACATAGCCCTCGCCGGGGCAGACCTGGTCGTGATTGCCAACAGCAATGATGCGAAGGCCTTCGAGGCCAGCCGCTTCCTGCCGACCCGTCCGATTCGAGGTCAACTGACTTACCTGCCGACCGAAGCATTGCACCAACCGCCGAGTCGAGTGATTTGTCACGAAGGCTACCTCGCCCCGCCCCCACCCCAGCACGACAAGCTGTGCCTGGGCGCCAGTTTTGATCTGCGCAACCCCCACTCTCGAGTGGAGGATGCTGATCATCATTGGAATTTGAGCCAGCTTGAGACCTTGTCCCCGGGAATATTGCGGCCGGGTGCCGCCCCGGTGGGTGGCCGCGCCGCGCTGCGCTGCGCCAGCCCGGATTACCTGCCCATCGTGGGTCCCCTGCCCGACGTGGCGCGTTTCGATACGGATTACGAGACCTTGCGCGTCGACGCCAAGACAACCATCGATACCGTTGGCAGCTACCTGCCCGGCCTCTACGTCAATATCGCCCATGGGTCCCGCGGCCTGACATCCACACCTTTATGCGCTGAACTGCTTGCCAGTTATATTGCGGGAGAGCTCAGCCCAATGTCACGGGAGCTGTGCGAGCACCTGTCGCCAGCCCGCTTTTTGATCCGGGACCTGAAAAAGCGGCGTCGCTAA
- a CDS encoding Na+/H+ antiporter NhaA, producing the protein MTGCDAKRRRPQWLGSLLLAGPLLAVGFALIAANSRYSRFYDGLVDTQLSLPFLLIPVTHPPLFWINEALMAAAFCWIAWQGRQGWSAMRKGGDQYCSWYSLGAAAVVALVPAALLMVFHGDWSGRWLAAGAADPLLVWLVLVATGGVESRTRNVLVGWLALQNLAVLAASYAMLQGEVIAEAAWFAVGAMVLAAGLAAHRSKGGGAVAVLLLLGAWWSLLRAGLPGSAAAAQLGWLLPGFFAGRTTPQAPSRLGLLFVFCLLGAMLVVNAGISLRGVVPTYVLQTTPLSVLIVLAGVKSILAFPAISWFVLRYAPGASMPAQVRCGLALLCGLGGTGVLYVASLHHDVGNYLFDHRLAVLWGALLLLLPIVALFRLTPR; encoded by the coding sequence ATGACCGGTTGTGATGCAAAAAGGCGCCGCCCGCAATGGCTGGGGTCGCTTTTGTTGGCCGGGCCATTACTTGCCGTCGGCTTCGCGTTGATCGCAGCCAATTCCCGCTACAGCCGATTCTACGATGGCTTGGTTGATACCCAACTTTCACTCCCTTTCCTGCTGATTCCCGTCACGCACCCCCCGTTGTTCTGGATTAACGAAGCACTGATGGCTGCTGCATTTTGTTGGATAGCCTGGCAGGGACGGCAAGGGTGGTCGGCCATGCGCAAGGGTGGAGATCAATACTGTTCTTGGTACTCCCTTGGCGCCGCTGCTGTGGTTGCCCTGGTGCCCGCGGCATTGCTGATGGTCTTTCACGGCGACTGGAGCGGTCGTTGGTTAGCGGCAGGTGCAGCCGATCCGTTGTTGGTCTGGCTGGTGCTCGTGGCAACCGGCGGCGTGGAAAGTCGCACGCGTAATGTACTGGTTGGTTGGCTTGCCTTGCAAAATCTGGCGGTGCTGGCGGCGTCTTACGCGATGTTGCAGGGTGAGGTCATCGCCGAGGCAGCCTGGTTTGCTGTCGGGGCGATGGTCTTGGCAGCGGGGCTTGCCGCTCATCGGAGTAAAGGGGGCGGGGCGGTCGCCGTGTTGTTATTACTGGGCGCGTGGTGGAGCCTGCTCCGGGCGGGTCTGCCTGGGAGTGCGGCGGCGGCGCAGCTGGGCTGGTTGTTGCCGGGTTTTTTCGCTGGCCGGACCACGCCGCAGGCGCCGAGCAGATTGGGATTGTTGTTCGTCTTCTGCCTGTTGGGCGCCATGTTGGTAGTCAATGCGGGCATTAGTCTGCGAGGGGTCGTTCCCACTTATGTTCTGCAAACGACGCCGCTGAGCGTGCTGATCGTCCTTGCCGGAGTTAAATCGATATTGGCGTTTCCTGCGATATCCTGGTTCGTTCTACGATATGCGCCCGGTGCGTCAATGCCTGCGCAGGTGCGTTGCGGCCTAGCGCTGCTCTGTGGCCTGGGCGGCACCGGGGTGTTGTATGTTGCCAGCCTGCATCATGACGTGGGTAACTACCTGTTTGACCATCGCCTCGCCGTGCTGTGGGGAGCGCTTCTGCTGTTGCTGCCGATTGTGGCGCTCTTCCGGTTGACACCCCGTTAG
- a CDS encoding glutaminyl-peptide cyclotransferase, translating to MMNTYRFLLALLAAASATVLAQPAASTPASALTDSGYRVLEQYPHNPVLFTQGLELYKNRLFESTGLYGHSKVISRRFPPQADPDLKGVALPDTAFAEGLTLYRDRVYLLTWRAQKGLILDAEHFGLLGSFSYEGEGWGLCFQRKLGEAGLFVMSNGSDQLQLLSPDTMKKVGHIRVTDNDAPVERLNELECVGNYIVANIWHSNDIVFIDTNSGQVKSRVDLSALKPEVSSDQAVLNGIAFDEQDASWLVTGKLWPVMYRLHIPLPTAQ from the coding sequence ATGATGAACACCTACCGATTTCTTCTCGCGCTGCTCGCCGCCGCGTCCGCAACTGTGCTGGCTCAGCCCGCAGCGTCGACGCCAGCCTCCGCATTGACCGATTCCGGCTACCGAGTGCTCGAGCAGTACCCTCACAATCCGGTGCTGTTTACCCAGGGCCTGGAGTTATACAAAAACCGACTCTTTGAGAGTACTGGCCTTTACGGCCATTCGAAGGTGATCAGCCGTCGATTTCCCCCACAGGCCGATCCCGACCTGAAAGGCGTCGCCCTGCCCGACACCGCCTTCGCAGAGGGCTTAACCCTTTATCGCGACCGGGTTTACCTGCTCACCTGGCGCGCCCAAAAGGGGTTGATTCTGGATGCCGAGCACTTCGGTTTGCTGGGCAGTTTCAGTTACGAGGGAGAAGGTTGGGGATTATGCTTTCAACGTAAGCTCGGTGAGGCAGGCCTGTTCGTGATGAGCAATGGCAGCGACCAACTGCAGCTGCTCTCGCCGGACACGATGAAAAAGGTCGGCCACATACGGGTCACGGATAACGACGCCCCGGTGGAAAGACTGAACGAGCTGGAATGTGTCGGCAACTATATCGTGGCCAACATCTGGCACAGTAACGATATTGTGTTTATCGACACCAATTCTGGCCAGGTGAAGTCGCGAGTTGACCTTTCAGCACTCAAACCCGAAGTGAGCAGCGACCAGGCAGTGCTTAACGGGATTGCCTTTGATGAGCAGGATGCTAGCTGGCTGGTGACCGGCAAATTGTGGCCGGTAATGTACCGCCTCCATATTCCCTTACCCACCGCGCAATGA